The DNA window TCTAGGTCAAACGGGTAACAATGCCGCCGTTAAGCCTCTGCGACAGGTTCTCTCCGATCTCAAGGAGGACCCCATGTGCCGTCACGAAGCCGCTGAAGCCCTCGGCGCCCTAGGCTGGGCAGACAACCTAGATATTCTCCGCGAATACCGCGATCGCAAGGAGGAGGATATAAGCATTGTTGAGACTTGCGAGATCGCCATTGAGCGTATCGAGTGGGAGAACTCGGCAGAGCGACAAAAAGAGAAGCTACGCCCTAGGTCGGTAAATCTTATGCTGGGTTGCCCCTAATTAACATTGTGCTCTAGTGACTTTGCCTCTATCGATCCCGCGCCCCCAATGCCCGAATCTGACAAGGAAGCCGAGGTTGAAGACCTTGGCCGAAAGCTCATGGATACAAGCGTACCTCTATTCCTCCGTTATCGCGCCATGTTCGCACTTCGAGATCTCGCCTCTCCTCCTGATCTGCCAACTGCCACACCTGCGGTCCTCGCCCTCGCAAAGGGCCTTGCCGATTCGTCTGCCCTGTTCCGTCACGAGATTGCTTTTGTTTTCGGCCAGCTGTCGCACCCAGCGTCCATTCCCGCTCTTACTGAGGCGTTGAGTAACACTAACGAGGCTAGCATGGTTCGTCACGAGGCGGCCGAAGCACTTGGAAGCTTGGGTGAAAAAGATGGCGTTCAAGATACCCTGAGGAAGTTCCTCCATGACAAGGAAAAGGTTGTTCGCGAGAGTTGTATTGTTGCGCTCGATATTGCCGAGTACGAGACGGGCGGGGAGGCTGAGTATGCTTTGATTCCCGAGTCTGCACGAGCTACTGTATGATTTATAAAGGCGCTCGCTTTGTCGAGTATTGCGTCTAGTTGTTTTCATTCCACCTAAAAGTCAAATGTTAAGATTATATCAGTAGAAGGATTCTGGGTTTCATACGAGTTACCGCATTCACAGCTGTAGATGACCGTTGAGCCTTCGTCTGCACTGCGCAGTTGAACAGTAGTATACTTGACCTCCTCGCGACCACACTTGGGACATGTCTCATGCGCGGTGCTCTCAGTTTGCAAATTGTGCTTCTCGACAGATTGAACGCTTGACTGCAGCTTTTGTCTTAAAAAGGAAGGAAAGTCGGAGGGCTTCGTTTGCGTAATGGTGACTTTAGATCCGGTGTCTATGGAAATGATTAAAAACTGTCGCCATCCTTAGTCCCAAACCCAAACAAACCTCGATTTTCAGCGCCGCAGCATTCGCAGCGCAAAACATTTCGTTGCGTGCCCTTGGTAGCAGGCAAAAGGTTACCGCAGTCGGTACAAAAGACGAGAGTTCCAATCGCAGCCATTGTATgccagtgcagtgcagttcAAGTTCGGAGGAGTTGAAGAGTGTATGTGAGGCCGATGCGCAAGATGATGAAATAAATTAGAAGACAAAAATTTGGCTTGTTCATCATAGGCCCAACACCGGCAAGCAATAGGCCAGGGTCTTCCTGCCGGAAAAAACAGCGAGGCCAGAGTGGGGCCAATGGAACAAACACTGACTGGCAGTGTACCTGGCGCACAGACCACCAAATACGCCAGTCGAACACTCAAAGGAAAGCGCAAAGCTCACGAGGCTGACCATCCGCGTTGGTCTTTCAAAGCTTTGCGGTAGGTAGGTTTCGACCTCGCCGTTTACATTCATttaccttcttcttcattaCTTACTCAAAGCCAGCAAACAATGCTTTCTTAGTCGTAACTAACTCGCACCATTCTCTCCCTTTGACTTCGAACGAAACTCTATTTGCACGTATCTGACGAGAGCGACACGCTTGTAGCGTGTCTATTGATACTCGCTGGAGCCCATTCACAACTACCTAGTTTGCGATCTTCCGATGCGCCATCACCCGTTCGTTCCTTCCGCCTAAACCACGCCCTGTGATGGCTCGCCTTCCCACTTAGGATAATGAACAATATGCATCCCAATAAACATGGGGCTCCCTCAAACGGGCTGTTTGCTCAGACGGGAACTGACAATAACAATCCTGCCATTATCCGATCTCGCCCCTTCACGTTGCAGCAAGCCTTGCCCTACTCACCGCAGACCTCGACGGTTCCTTTCATTCCTGGTTAGTTACCATGACTTTGCGACATGTGTCATCGCTGACTTTTATCAGATATCATCCCTGACCCTGTTCTGGGTTCCGGTTGCCCTGCACTTCCTCTGAACGATTTATTCCAGGCCCATGAATTCGACAGCTTGAACAAAGAAGCCGCCGCTCACCCCCAGATGCCGCGCAACGTCAAGCAAGCCGTCGACCATGTCCTCCAGGACATAAAACCTAGCCAGCGAACGCATTAGTACGATACTATATCTTTCGTATTCACATTGATAACATTCTGACCGTCCAATAGCAAGTTTACACCAATCTCGAGAACTGTCGCATCTCCGTCATCTGGAAAAAGTCTAATGGAAGGCTTATCGCCTGTCACAAGAAGCGTTTTCGATAAAGTGGGAGGCTACTTCAAGACGATAAAGCCCGGTGCTCCTGAGGCAAAACAACTGAACGGTCAAGCTGGAGGCCACTCGACCCCTAAGCAACGCTCGTCTTCAATCAATTCTCCGAACCCTCCGCAGCCGCATACCCTACCATCACACAACTCTCAGGCATACAAGTCAAACTCGGTTAGGATCGAAGTTGTTGTACCGTCCAAGAGGCAATTTGACCCATCCTCTTATGTTGATGTGGACTCTTCGGTTGCCACCGCGCAACAAGTGCAGCAACAAGTGCAGCAACAAGTGCAGCAACACACCCAGCAATTATCTCAGCCTGCAACGCCTATTGCCCAGTCTTCTGGGCATAGCCACACGGAAATGAACCAAAATGGCACGTTTCGAATCGAACTTCCCCGTGCGAATATCAATCGTGAAGAATATATCGAAGTCAAAGAGAGGCCAGAGGACTTACATCATCTCTCGATTCGAAAGCAGAGTCGGCAAGCGTACTCCGATGGCCGAGATCTTATTGGAGAGAGCCTCGACCAACGCCAAAGGAGCGAGGCAGCTCTCCATGCACTTGAGAAGCTCATACACACAGTCTTTAGCTCAGTAGGACGAGTGTTAGGCGATGAGCAAGGATATGAAGGGGTTGTTTCCATGACACCAGATCAAGAGGTTGCTATGACGGCCTCTTCGCAACAGAAAATGCATGGCGCGATTCAAAAGGCGATTACTCTGAAATGTTTCGACCAAGTCCCCGTAGAGCACTTGGTTCAGATAATGAAGTTGAGTGATGCAAGCTTAAAACAGGTTGAAAGTTTGGAGCTCCAAGTTGACGAGACTTGGAATGAGGAGGCAGTTGACGGATGGGTTCAGCAGCTTTCCGAGGTGGAGACGATGTTGAAGTCGGCTCGTACATGTCTTCGTATCCTCTCAGGTGGCCGAGAGGACAAACAGCTTTACTCTGAAACTATCATCCAGAGGAGCGTAGACATCTTCAGAAAAGTCACAGAGGACATCGTCATGCCTCTTGTAGAACTTCGGCCCTCCGGACCCGCCTCAGGCGTTTTCAAGGCTCTCTCAAAAAGCAAGAAACCTATCACGTCAGTGTTTCTTTGCTGTCAGAAGTTGTTTGCGTTGTTAGCAGAGCTTGTCACCAAGATCGAGCTATCAGAGACTGTAATCAACTCACTCGAATACACCGCATCTCGGCTCATCTTCATGGAAAATGCCTATTTCGAAAAGGATTCTGTAATCGGAGTTCAAAAATTCGACGGGCTCCGTTCTGTTGCAATGGACATGCTGTCCCAAATATTCTTAATCAAGCCTGAGCAGCGCCAAGGCATTATCGATGAAATCCTCACTTCACTTGAAAAGCTGCCTGTTGGTAAGCAAAGTGCTCGCCAATTCAAGCTTTCTGAGGGGGGAAGTATCCAGCCTGTTTCTGCTCTGATCATGAGACTGGTTCAAGCCAGCTCCGGGCGAGTGGACGACACCAAGAACCGCGATCGTCACAAGCTGCTGCGAAACATCGATGGCGAACAGGGTGGTTCGGACGATGACGATAGTGCGCCTTCGGGCGCTAAACAATTTGTTTCCTCCATTAAGAGTGAAGTCCAAGGTGCCAAACAACATAGTGTTGCTGTTAGGGATCTCGAAATTTCCGTCGCTCCCCTCACCGACGCGGCGCAGCGCAATGCATCATATGTGATTAGCTTCATCGTCAAGCGTGCCATTGGTTCCACGAAATCAGGCGATACTCCTTATCGAAATTTGCTCGATCTATTCGTCGAGGATTTTACGACTTGCCTTGACTCACCAGATTGGCCGTCTGCCGAGCTTCTCCTTCGCCTGTTAATGGTAATGATGGTGCAGCTTTTCGAAGCCCCAAAGACTGCTGCTCCAGCGAAGAATATGGCCCTTGAGCTGCTGGGTGGCTTGAGTGCTGCCATCTCGCGTCTACGCTCACATGTCCAAATACTTACGAGCTCATCGGAAGGCAATGAAGCTGATGGTTTGTCACAGTACCTCGCTGATCTGGCCAACCAAGCACTGGATCACAAGACCCGTGTGGAACAGCTTGTAGCTTGGGCTGGTCCTTATAGAGTCGTCCTGGAACATGTGCAAAACAGAAGTAACGAAGATCCTCACTTGTCAAGTGCGATCTCGTTTCTGGTTGCGGGTTGGGCTTCTCAGGTATATACTGGCTACGATTCTTATaacgatgaggatgaggagcgAGACGAGGAGTTGGGCCGTATGGCTTATCGTTTGAGGATGATGGCGGAAGACCGTAGGTGGCTTGTCAACGAGTACACCTTTAAAAGTGTCTCACCGAACCAGGCGAAACTCTCTTACTCGATCATCTTATTGCGTTCACCTCTATGCGAAGCTTTCAGCAAGATCCTGAATATTCTGCTTGGTTCCATGGCTAGTGAACAAGCCACGGTCAGGAGCAGGAGTCTGAAGAGTGTCAACCAGGTTTTGGAGACAGATCCTTCGATCTTGGATGGCGACTCGACTGTTATTGACCTGATCTTGGACTGTGCAGGCGATCCCTCTATACAAGTGCGAGACTCTGCCCTCGGCCTTTTGGGCAACTGCATGACAATGCGTCCTCATCTTGAGTCCTCCTTAACACCAATGATTGTCAATCGATTCCAGGACAATGGTCTTGGTGTAAGGAAGCGTGCAATGAAACTTACCCGCGATATTTACCTCCGCAACACCGACAACGAATTACGCAGAGTGATAGCGAACGGATTGTTGCGCCGAGTGCAGGACCCCGACGATACCGTTCGCGATCTAGCCCGCCAGATGATTGAGGAGGTTTGGTTCGCACCGTTTTACCAAGGCGAGGGCACCGCTGTGTATCAGACATCGCTCAATGCACACGTGTCGCTGGTTATCCATACTGTTAAATCTGGAACGGTTACTGAAATGCTCGACAAGGTGTTCCGATCCATTCTCAAACCGAAAGATAAATCTTTGAATGGACCCTTTACAGTCTGCACTAAGCTCGTCGCCAACATGTTTGGACTAATCGACAACCTTGACCCTGAAGAGTCTGATGCTCCGTCTGGGCGCGATGCGCTGCAAGTGCTTACAATCTTTGCGAACGCGGAGCCTAAACTATTCAACTTTGAACAAATTCGACTTTTACTACCGCATTTGGCAAACTTCTCAAAGTCTGAGGAACTTGTCGCTTTTCGACATGTGACCATTGTCTATCGTCGGGTCTTACCTACTTTGACCAGTGTTCACACAGAGTTTCTGTCAAAAGTGCGCACGTACCTACTGAAAGCGCTTTCCAAGATCAGTCAGCGAAACGCCCTGGATGATTTGGTAGCTTGTACTCAGGTGGTATGCGGACTGCTCAACGTCTACACTCCATTAATTGGTGGCCTGCTATCCAGTTTGTCGCAAATCGAACAGATACAGGCAAGACCTATTGACCAAACTTCAATTACGTTGACTTATGGCTACAGCCTGCTGATTGGTATGATTGCGAAGCATTGCAAATTGGACGAGTGGACAAACACCTGTAGAGCAAAGTTCCCCAAATGGAAGGGAAACTCAGTACCTTTGCTGGCCATTGAGAAACTGGTGCCCCTTGCGGCACCTTCCAAGCCGCTCGAGATCCGCAAGTCAGCCCTCGACGCTCTTGGATTGATTTGCCAAGCTTGGCCACGCAATTATGTGGTTCCCAAACTGTACACACTCTTTGACCAAGTTTTCAAAGAGCAGGCACCTGGTCTCGAGATGTTGATATTGAGGTCATTCCGGGAGTTCCTGCTTACTGAGGAGAAGAGGTCCGAGACAGGAGCGGAAGCACCAGCTGCTGGCAAGAAGCGAGAGCTGACAGTCATGGGTGGGACTAACTTCGATGATGTCGCCAGTGCTACCTCTCAGAGATTTTTGAAGTATATTTCCCGCATTGCACTTTCAGGTCAAGGTGACCATGCTTTACTCGCCACAGAGGTTCTAGGCAGTATCAACCGACAAGGTTTAACCCACCCCAAAGAGACCTGTGTCACCTTGATGACCCTCGAGACATCGACGAATCGACGAATTTCAGAATTGGCCTTCTCCGAGCATCGCTATCTACACGAGAAGCATGAGACTGTTCTTGAACGAGAATATGCCAAGGCAGTACAATCAGCTTTCGCCTACCAGCGGGATGTCGTGGAAGATACTCGCGGCGCGACGACAAACCCCTTCCAGTCCAAATTACACTTGTTGATGGAAGTACTCAAGATCAGCAAGATGAAGAATCGCCAGCGCTTCTTGGACAAGCTCTGCGGCCAGCTGGATTTCGACCTCGCCAAATTGGATACAGCTGAAGAGGTCCCGTCTCACATGGCCTTTGCACGTTTCGTCACCGAGAATCTGGCCTTCTTCGATTACCAATCAGTTGGAGAATTGCAAACAACAGTCAATGCAATCGAAAAGATGGTGACCAGTACTGGCGCCCCGCTGGCACAGACTATTGAATCCGAGATTTTCAATGTCCGTGTTGATACATTGCAATCGTTGGCACCTGAGGTCCTGGCGCCAGTTCCTGGAATTTCGGCCAACCCAACTTCTGGAACATTACCCACTGAAGGTGACTCTACGCCAGCGTTGGCGACGACATCTAAAGTTGAGCCAGGCCGGCTTCGTCAACTGGCGACTGCGTCGATTATTCTACTGTCAATGTGGGAAACGCGAACACATCTGCGTCGACTGTATGGTATGGGCAACAGCAGGCATGATAGCAAAGCCAAGGCACTGGCCAAGGacttgaacaagacaccagTCAAAGTCCAAGGTGTTCATGGCGACAAGGTTTGGGAAGAGATTGAAGCCCATATGGCCGGACTTCAGGATCAAGAACGGATGATACAGAAATGCACCGCTCTCGTAGAGCTCCTCAATGTAGACAAGGAGTTCAAAATTGCAGACGACGCCGACCAAATGGATATGGACCCCTCAACTCCAAGCggcgacgaagatgaagacggcGACACTACACTTGATAGGGgacgaaaaagaaaaggagtaCATACACCGGGTGGACGAAAGAAGCGGGCGAGGTCCGACTCACAGCCACGGAAAAGAGGACGACCCAGAAAGAACGCCTTACCTGAGCCAGATTCAGGCGCAGACCTTGATGAGAGCTGGATTTGAAAAGACGTGCAGGCGTAAGGTAATGGACACGGGATGGTCATTTGTTGGACTGGAATTAAAAAGAGCAATGCATAATTGGGACAGGCGTTTTTCACCCGCTAATGCGGACTCGAAGAGTGTTTGGCGGGAAGATGGCCTGGTCAGCAGGCGGCAACACATCGGTTTGGTACTTAAAGGGAATTGCCAAGGGAGCGAAGAGACGATGCACGGCGTTTTTGGAGCTTTGAGATTTGATGATACCTGAGCTACCTACACTTGTGGCTCACCTTAATGTCAAAGGGAGTAAGTAGTACATAAGTAAAGTGCATCACACCTTTTTAGCTAAGACATGAGTACCGATTTCTTGGTACGATTCGAATTTAAAGAGATGGTACCTTGGTATTTTGTTGCAATGATGGGCGAGAGAACGCATACCTGTACAAGGCCTTACATGATGTATGTATTTGTTTGTGAAACAGACGACAAGGGCAACAGCTGTGAATAAGACGGTAATAACTCTACCATGTGAGTGCCAAGAATCAAGGCAATTGGATAAAACAGCTGCATTAATGACATAAGTCAGATCGCCAAGACGTGGGTAAGATCGCTCGGCATGATTTAGCCGGCTTGGCAGAGTCTAACCCCTGCGACCATCAAGGACCAACCCTCATCTGAATGATGACGACCCGCAACAGCAAGTTCCAAGTCATTTTTATTAGCTTGGAATAACGCCTACCAATGGTCTGTTGCCAACTGCATCATCCTGATTCATGGACATTGTTCCAATGGCCTGAGAGGACGGTGAAAGCTCGATGTGATGTGCTGACCATGACAACAGTGGAACAGAGAGCGAAGAACGTTGGACTAGATTCAAGCTTTGAATCAAGCTTATTGGCAGAGGGGGGAGGCCTCTAGAGTCCCATGCCTTGCACAGTCGTTGAATTATTGCCGTTTCAAGGTAGCGAGCGGGCTGTAGTAGTGGTAGCGTT is part of the Fusarium poae strain DAOMC 252244 chromosome 4, whole genome shotgun sequence genome and encodes:
- a CDS encoding hypothetical protein (BUSCO:581at5125), with protein sequence MHPNKHGAPSNGLFAQTGTDNNNPAIIRSRPFTLQQALPYSPQTSTVPFIPDIIPDPVLGSGCPALPLNDLFQAHEFDSLNKEAAAHPQMPRNVKQAVDHVLQDIKPSQRTHYKFTPISRTVASPSSGKSLMEGLSPVTRSVFDKVGGYFKTIKPGAPEAKQLNGQAGGHSTPKQRSSSINSPNPPQPHTLPSHNSQAYKSNSVRIEVVVPSKRQFDPSSYVDVDSSVATAQQVQQQVQQQVQQHTQQLSQPATPIAQSSGHSHTEMNQNGTFRIELPRANINREEYIEVKERPEDLHHLSIRKQSRQAYSDGRDLIGESLDQRQRSEAALHALEKLIHTVFSSVGRVLGDEQGYEGVVSMTPDQEVAMTASSQQKMHGAIQKAITLKCFDQVPVEHLVQIMKLSDASLKQVESLELQVDETWNEEAVDGWVQQLSEVETMLKSARTCLRILSGGREDKQLYSETIIQRSVDIFRKVTEDIVMPLVELRPSGPASGVFKALSKSKKPITSVFLCCQKLFALLAELVTKIELSETVINSLEYTASRLIFMENAYFEKDSVIGVQKFDGLRSVAMDMLSQIFLIKPEQRQGIIDEILTSLEKLPVGKQSARQFKLSEGGSIQPVSALIMRLVQASSGRVDDTKNRDRHKLLRNIDGEQGGSDDDDSAPSGAKQFVSSIKSEVQGAKQHSVAVRDLEISVAPLTDAAQRNASYVISFIVKRAIGSTKSGDTPYRNLLDLFVEDFTTCLDSPDWPSAELLLRLLMVMMVQLFEAPKTAAPAKNMALELLGGLSAAISRLRSHVQILTSSSEGNEADGLSQYLADLANQALDHKTRVEQLVAWAGPYRVVLEHVQNRSNEDPHLSSAISFLVAGWASQVYTGYDSYNDEDEERDEELGRMAYRLRMMAEDRRWLVNEYTFKSVSPNQAKLSYSIILLRSPLCEAFSKILNILLGSMASEQATVRSRSLKSVNQVLETDPSILDGDSTVIDLILDCAGDPSIQVRDSALGLLGNCMTMRPHLESSLTPMIVNRFQDNGLGVRKRAMKLTRDIYLRNTDNELRRVIANGLLRRVQDPDDTVRDLARQMIEEVWFAPFYQGEGTAVYQTSLNAHVSLVIHTVKSGTVTEMLDKVFRSILKPKDKSLNGPFTVCTKLVANMFGLIDNLDPEESDAPSGRDALQVLTIFANAEPKLFNFEQIRLLLPHLANFSKSEELVAFRHVTIVYRRVLPTLTSVHTEFLSKVRTYLLKALSKISQRNALDDLVACTQVVCGLLNVYTPLIGGLLSSLSQIEQIQARPIDQTSITLTYGYSLLIGMIAKHCKLDEWTNTCRAKFPKWKGNSVPLLAIEKLVPLAAPSKPLEIRKSALDALGLICQAWPRNYVVPKLYTLFDQVFKEQAPGLEMLILRSFREFLLTEEKRSETGAEAPAAGKKRELTVMGGTNFDDVASATSQRFLKYISRIALSGQGDHALLATEVLGSINRQGLTHPKETCVTLMTLETSTNRRISELAFSEHRYLHEKHETVLEREYAKAVQSAFAYQRDVVEDTRGATTNPFQSKLHLLMEVLKISKMKNRQRFLDKLCGQLDFDLAKLDTAEEVPSHMAFARFVTENLAFFDYQSVGELQTTVNAIEKMVTSTGAPLAQTIESEIFNVRVDTLQSLAPEVLAPVPGISANPTSGTLPTEGDSTPALATTSKVEPGRLRQLATASIILLSMWETRTHLRRLYGMGNSRHDSKAKALAKDLNKTPVKVQGVHGDKVWEEIEAHMAGLQDQERMIQKCTALVELLNVDKEFKIADDADQMDMDPSTPSGDEDEDGDTTLDRGRKRKGVHTPGGRKKRARSDSQPRKRGRPRKNALPEPDSGADLDESWI
- the LIA1 gene encoding deoxyhypusine hydroxylase (BUSCO:44930at5125), with amino-acid sequence MSPSADTPEISKSADSTVLSLKKSLCSEDSPLPIRFRALFSLKHIATTADDDATRVAAIEAISAGFSSPSALLKHELAYCLGQTGNNAAVKPLRQVLSDLKEDPMCRHEAAEALGALGWADNLDILREYRDRKEEDISIVETCEIAIERIEWENSAERQKEKLRPSDFASIDPAPPMPESDKEAEVEDLGRKLMDTSVPLFLRYRAMFALRDLASPPDLPTATPAVLALAKGLADSSALFRHEIAFVFGQLSHPASIPALTEALSNTNEASMVRHEAAEALGSLGEKDGVQDTLRKFLHDKEKVVRESCIVALDIAEYETGGEAEYALIPESARATV